The following are encoded together in the Longimicrobium terrae genome:
- a CDS encoding M48 family metallopeptidase — protein sequence MSTVDEARLSRLADFARTHPSRYRTRVALLAVLGYAYLLGALLILGLITVVIFVTLYRFRLASAGIKLGIGLLWLMGLALRALWIRLQPPTGMPLTRENAPALMDEIERMRVATGAGPLHQVLLTEDLNASVMQLPRLGIFGWYRNYLQLGLPLLASMTTDEFRAVLAHEFGHISGRHSRFGTWLHRVSATWHRVDAELRERPHGAQFIFTKFFAWYAPYFASYCAVLSRQQEFEADRAAAAAAGKDAAAAALCRIAVADMYLGTTFWPRVFRDTRQQPTPPAGIYRRLWQESRAAVAEPRADQWLRGSLGAPTAPWDSHPSLAERLAALSATAPVPPPVEVSAADALLGSAADRWVEPMSRSWESAVDVAWRERHQQFLRNQERLSALEAKGFLVPLAGDEELERIRLVHEVRGMDDAVPLMQAFVDRGEQNAEVHYNLGEALLDRGDEAGLAHLQTAMELESGFIIEGCAIIASYLAGAGRPDEAVPYRAWAEQHARVLNVAHEERLTTNLRAGDRFLPHGLDADQLQALRTALAMVGGIKRAVLVRKEVSAMPEVPHWIIFVTRSGLRWRSDSEAAGALIERVLHACEPLGGTQIVATAEAQYKRMARKAAKVPGSEVYPALGKRR from the coding sequence ATGTCCACTGTTGATGAAGCGCGCCTGAGCCGGCTCGCCGACTTCGCGCGCACGCACCCGTCGCGCTACCGCACGCGCGTGGCGCTGCTCGCCGTGCTGGGCTACGCGTACCTGCTCGGCGCGCTGCTGATTCTGGGGCTGATCACCGTGGTGATCTTCGTCACGCTGTACCGGTTTCGGCTTGCAAGCGCCGGAATCAAGCTGGGGATCGGGCTGCTGTGGCTGATGGGATTGGCCCTGCGCGCGCTCTGGATCCGCCTGCAGCCGCCCACGGGGATGCCGCTGACGCGCGAGAACGCGCCGGCGCTGATGGACGAGATCGAGCGCATGCGCGTGGCCACCGGCGCCGGCCCGCTGCACCAGGTGCTGCTGACGGAAGACCTGAACGCCAGCGTCATGCAGCTGCCGCGGCTGGGCATCTTTGGCTGGTACCGCAACTATCTGCAGCTCGGGCTGCCGCTGCTGGCCAGCATGACGACGGACGAGTTCCGCGCGGTGCTGGCCCACGAGTTCGGCCACATCTCCGGGCGGCACAGCCGGTTCGGCACCTGGCTGCACCGCGTGTCGGCCACGTGGCACCGCGTGGACGCCGAACTGCGCGAGCGGCCGCACGGGGCGCAGTTCATCTTCACCAAGTTCTTTGCCTGGTACGCGCCGTACTTCGCCAGCTACTGCGCCGTGCTGTCGCGCCAGCAGGAGTTCGAGGCGGACCGCGCGGCCGCCGCCGCGGCGGGAAAGGATGCGGCCGCGGCCGCGCTCTGCCGCATTGCCGTGGCCGACATGTACCTGGGAACCACCTTCTGGCCCCGCGTCTTCCGCGACACGCGGCAGCAGCCCACGCCGCCCGCCGGCATCTACCGCCGCCTGTGGCAGGAGTCGCGCGCCGCCGTCGCCGAGCCGCGCGCGGACCAGTGGCTGCGCGGCTCGCTGGGCGCCCCCACCGCGCCGTGGGATTCGCACCCGTCGCTCGCCGAGCGCCTGGCCGCGCTGTCCGCCACCGCGCCCGTGCCCCCGCCGGTGGAGGTGTCGGCGGCGGACGCGCTGCTGGGCTCGGCGGCGGACCGGTGGGTAGAGCCCATGAGCCGGTCGTGGGAGTCCGCCGTGGACGTCGCGTGGCGCGAAAGGCATCAGCAGTTCCTCCGCAACCAGGAGCGGCTGTCCGCGCTGGAGGCAAAGGGCTTCCTCGTTCCGCTGGCGGGAGACGAGGAGCTGGAGCGGATCCGCCTGGTGCACGAGGTGCGGGGGATGGACGATGCCGTGCCGCTGATGCAGGCGTTTGTGGACCGGGGCGAGCAGAACGCGGAGGTGCACTACAATCTGGGCGAGGCGCTGCTGGATCGCGGCGACGAGGCCGGGCTGGCACACCTGCAGACGGCGATGGAGCTGGAGTCTGGCTTCATCATCGAGGGATGCGCGATCATTGCCAGTTACCTGGCCGGCGCGGGGCGGCCGGACGAGGCGGTGCCGTACCGCGCGTGGGCGGAGCAGCACGCCCGGGTGCTCAACGTGGCGCACGAGGAGCGCCTGACCACCAACCTGCGTGCGGGCGACCGCTTTCTGCCGCACGGGCTGGATGCGGATCAGCTCCAGGCGCTGCGGACCGCGCTGGCGATGGTGGGCGGCATCAAGCGGGCGGTCCTGGTGCGCAAGGAGGTGTCGGCCATGCCGGAGGTGCCGCACTGGATCATCTTCGTCACGCGCTCCGGGCTGCGGTGGAGGTCGGACTCGGAAGCCGCGGGCGCGCTGATCGAGCGGGTGCTGCACGCCTGCGAGCCGCTGGGCGGCACGCAGATCGTCGCCACGGCGGAGGCGCAGTACAAGCGGATGGCGCGAAAGGCGGCCAAGGTCCCCGGCTCCGAGGTGTATCCCGCGCTCGGCAAGCGGCGCTGA
- a CDS encoding SpoIID/LytB domain-containing protein, with protein sequence MRRFPAPVTRSATRWRSLAGAAALALGACTPRPAIPTIPVVVIRDTVTLPATPPPTTTPPRPAVPDTAAFPEALLAPAVRVGLVVDSQRVEVGSTGAFTVLTQDGRTVASVPAGGTATFSGSGGTISLTTRQASGAGGPGGAGLPAPLVVRSADPHGTLLVRGAPYRGEMLVQRGPRGGLTLVNRLDMENYLLGVVPREIGRFELDIYEAIKAQAVAARTYAVAYQGRRSAQGFDVFATVEDQVYGGVAGENAVVNRAVRETAGEILAYEGRPISAYYHSTCAGYTAAIEEVWNNAPVPYLRAVRDVDPRTGEAYDRSSRLYQWTERWTQEQLVSVLNRTLADSLRGRRIGEIRDMRLLERTPSGRVRAMRIDTDAGSFTVGKDRVRWILTPARGGTLNSSKFDVQLARSGGRVTEIVATGGGWGHGIGMCQIGAMGRARAGQDYRTILRAYYQGAELQDLY encoded by the coding sequence ATGAGACGATTTCCCGCGCCCGTGACGCGCTCCGCGACGCGCTGGCGTAGCCTGGCGGGCGCCGCGGCGCTGGCGCTGGGAGCGTGCACGCCGCGTCCCGCCATCCCCACCATTCCCGTGGTGGTGATTCGCGACACGGTCACGCTTCCCGCCACGCCGCCACCGACAACCACGCCGCCGCGCCCCGCTGTTCCCGACACGGCCGCGTTCCCCGAGGCGCTGCTGGCGCCGGCGGTGCGCGTGGGGCTGGTGGTGGATTCGCAGCGGGTGGAGGTGGGCTCCACGGGCGCGTTCACCGTCCTGACGCAGGATGGGCGGACCGTCGCCTCCGTCCCCGCGGGCGGAACGGCGACCTTTTCCGGTTCCGGCGGCACGATCTCGCTCACGACGCGGCAGGCGTCGGGCGCGGGCGGGCCGGGGGGCGCGGGGCTTCCCGCGCCGCTGGTGGTGCGTTCGGCGGACCCGCACGGAACGCTGCTGGTGAGGGGCGCACCGTACCGGGGAGAGATGCTGGTGCAGCGCGGGCCGCGCGGCGGGCTGACGCTCGTCAACCGGCTGGACATGGAGAATTACCTGCTGGGCGTGGTGCCGCGGGAGATCGGCCGGTTCGAGTTGGACATCTACGAGGCGATCAAGGCCCAGGCGGTGGCCGCGCGGACGTACGCCGTGGCGTACCAGGGCCGGCGGTCGGCGCAGGGCTTTGACGTGTTCGCCACGGTGGAGGACCAGGTGTACGGCGGCGTGGCGGGAGAGAACGCGGTGGTGAACCGGGCCGTGCGCGAAACCGCGGGCGAGATCCTGGCGTACGAGGGGCGGCCCATCAGCGCCTACTACCACAGCACCTGCGCCGGCTACACCGCGGCGATCGAGGAAGTGTGGAACAACGCCCCGGTGCCGTACCTGCGCGCCGTGCGCGACGTGGACCCGCGCACGGGCGAGGCGTACGACCGCTCCAGCCGCCTGTACCAGTGGACGGAGCGGTGGACGCAGGAGCAGCTGGTGTCGGTGCTGAACCGCACGCTGGCGGATTCGCTGCGCGGCCGCCGCATCGGCGAAATCCGCGACATGCGGCTGCTGGAGCGCACGCCCTCCGGCCGCGTCCGCGCGATGCGCATCGACACGGATGCGGGCTCGTTCACCGTGGGCAAGGACCGCGTGCGGTGGATTCTGACGCCCGCGCGCGGCGGAACGCTGAACAGCAGCAAGTTCGACGTGCAGCTGGCGCGCTCCGGCGGCCGCGTGACGGAGATCGTGGCGACGGGTGGCGGATGGGGGCACGGCATCGGGATGTGCCAGATCGGCGCGATGGGCCGCGCCCGCGCCGGCCAGGACTACCGCACGATTCTCCGGGCGTACTATCAGGGGGCGGAGCTTCAGGATCTGTACTGA
- the lolA gene encoding outer membrane lipoprotein chaperone LolA — MIKLHSRATLALAAMTLAACGGRESSAAPGDTPAETRPESAAPAPQGTAPQTVTAAGEGAQAGVAGAAEGTALPAGTAATPVTAPGAATVPGGASAAPVKPAASTAAPAPAKSQDRAAQILAGAERAANGIRSLEADFTQSLTVPLLNNSQRSTGKLYQRKPDRFLMRFSDPQGDVIVADGQHFWLYYPSSDRTQVVRTSIAAGGQAVDLQAQFLSNPNQRFVATLVGEESVSGRPAYVLTLVPRGASAYKLLKIWVDREDSIVRRFEMTEENNSVRRVDLRNVRTNHALADNLFTFTPPAGARVFDQ; from the coding sequence ATGATCAAGCTTCACTCCCGCGCCACGCTCGCCCTCGCGGCCATGACGCTGGCCGCCTGCGGAGGCCGTGAAAGCAGCGCGGCTCCCGGCGACACCCCGGCCGAAACTCGTCCCGAGTCCGCCGCGCCGGCCCCGCAGGGCACCGCGCCGCAGACCGTGACGGCCGCGGGCGAAGGCGCGCAGGCCGGGGTCGCGGGCGCGGCGGAGGGAACCGCGCTTCCCGCCGGAACCGCCGCCACCCCGGTGACGGCTCCGGGCGCCGCGACGGTCCCCGGCGGCGCATCCGCCGCTCCGGTCAAGCCGGCGGCATCGACCGCCGCGCCGGCGCCGGCCAAGAGCCAGGACCGCGCGGCGCAGATCCTGGCGGGCGCGGAGCGGGCGGCCAACGGCATCCGCTCGCTGGAGGCGGACTTCACGCAGTCGCTCACGGTGCCGCTGCTCAACAACAGCCAGCGCAGCACGGGCAAGCTGTACCAGCGCAAGCCGGACCGCTTTCTGATGCGCTTCAGCGATCCGCAGGGCGACGTGATCGTGGCGGACGGGCAGCACTTCTGGCTGTACTATCCCAGCAGCGACCGCACCCAGGTGGTGCGCACCAGCATTGCCGCGGGCGGGCAGGCGGTGGACCTGCAGGCGCAGTTCCTGTCCAACCCCAACCAGCGCTTCGTGGCCACGCTGGTGGGCGAGGAAAGCGTAAGCGGCCGCCCGGCGTACGTGCTGACGCTGGTTCCGCGCGGCGCCTCGGCGTACAAGCTGCTCAAGATCTGGGTGGACCGCGAAGATTCCATCGTCCGCCGGTTCGAGATGACGGAGGAGAACAACTCGGTCCGCCGCGTGGACCTGCGGAACGTGCGCACCAACCACGCGCTGGCCGACAACCTGTTCACCTTTACGCCCCCCGCCGGCGCCCGCGTGTTCGATCAGTAG
- a CDS encoding DsbA family protein → MSTKNIVSNLATGLMVLCALAVTGMAVRNNFFPPNSGQAREQGPRTIRNWKQYAQTGAALGSADAPVTIVEFSDFQCPFCAGLSKTIRDMQARQPNRFRVVYRHFPLAQHTHAVAAGTAAECAGEQGRFAEYHDLLFANQDSIGERPWARFATAAGVADTIAFNRCVAGPAARARVEADARTAAKLELPGTPSLIVNGRLYSGAISEAELDSMISGAR, encoded by the coding sequence ATGTCCACCAAGAACATCGTGTCCAACCTGGCGACGGGGCTTATGGTCCTGTGCGCACTGGCGGTGACCGGGATGGCGGTGCGGAACAACTTCTTTCCGCCAAACTCCGGGCAGGCGCGCGAGCAGGGGCCCCGCACGATCCGCAACTGGAAGCAGTACGCGCAGACTGGCGCCGCGCTGGGAAGCGCGGATGCACCGGTCACCATCGTGGAGTTCTCGGACTTTCAGTGCCCGTTCTGCGCGGGGCTCAGCAAGACGATCCGGGACATGCAGGCCCGCCAGCCGAACCGTTTTCGCGTGGTCTACCGGCACTTCCCCCTCGCGCAGCACACGCACGCGGTCGCTGCCGGCACCGCGGCCGAGTGCGCGGGCGAACAGGGGCGCTTTGCGGAATACCACGACCTGCTCTTCGCCAATCAGGACTCCATCGGCGAGCGCCCGTGGGCGCGGTTCGCGACGGCGGCGGGCGTGGCAGACACGATCGCCTTCAACCGCTGCGTCGCGGGCCCGGCCGCCCGCGCACGGGTAGAGGCGGACGCCAGGACGGCCGCCAAGCTCGAACTGCCGGGCACGCCCAGCCTGATCGTGAACGGCCGCCTGTACTCCGGCGCCATCAGCGAGGCGGAACTGGACTCGATGATCTCCGGAGCCCGGTAA
- a CDS encoding YajQ family cyclic di-GMP-binding protein — MAKTSTFDITSSVDLQEVDNAVNQAHKEVAQRYDFKGATVEIEFSKKDGTLKLLADDEYKLTALVDIIQSKLIKRGVPIRNLDYGEVESAFGGKARQTITLVQSISTEKGKEIVKSIKEAGFKKVNAQIQDEQVRVTSASIDDLQAVIAHLKKEDFGLELAFGNFRS, encoded by the coding sequence ATGGCCAAGACCTCCACGTTCGACATCACCTCCAGCGTAGACCTGCAGGAGGTGGACAACGCCGTGAACCAGGCCCACAAGGAAGTCGCGCAGCGCTACGACTTCAAGGGCGCCACGGTCGAGATCGAATTCAGCAAGAAGGACGGCACGCTCAAGCTGCTGGCCGACGACGAATACAAGCTCACCGCCCTGGTGGATATCATCCAGAGCAAGCTCATCAAGCGCGGCGTGCCCATCCGCAACCTGGACTACGGCGAGGTGGAGTCGGCATTCGGCGGCAAGGCGCGGCAGACCATCACCCTTGTGCAGAGCATCAGCACCGAAAAGGGCAAGGAGATCGTGAAGTCCATCAAGGAAGCGGGCTTCAAGAAGGTGAACGCGCAGATCCAGGACGAGCAGGTGCGCGTGACCTCGGCCTCCATCGACGACCTGCAGGCCGTGATTGCCCACCTGAAGAAGGAAGACTTCGGGCTGGAACTGGCGTTCGGCAACTTCCGCTCGTAG
- a CDS encoding glycosyl hydrolase family 28-related protein — MPTYEGTIRDTGGAVFDVRSSIYAGGATGNGVTNDTAAIQAAVNAAALVRGTVLIPPGTYVVTSIILAPGIRVSGYGATLLRPASQPNFTRTLSVPESGTGSWGGATDSAPLVIEGLTIDGNSANQGAYRNYEQQQSHLIFLSADGAQAGRLRATLRDLVLKNSVADGVQIYRNVDAQIVDCRADDCFRGGVVVGGGYTIVQVQNLITTGKTDRTGIDIEPDGAGYGNTLATRITLDGLVLDGDFDIAVRTGSTVLVNDVISGPAFYLEAAADSTVRISNSRFQLDAGGATIVFPHDVAFEDCKFELAAGTRAINVQWNGLGAAPEHQRLRFRDCDFTAAASVATAGTAVAIHTEPDYPARDNQLYVEGGSVSGGYGTAMQMGQGGIWIVKDVEINAATAFDWNARNTDFGDLTHGRIRIERVFFNGTRYMHVANRSTANVLDQRDVLLEEAQNVITSSYGLQDNQYRGGRLIRVASSPIGRSVPGFIGDVARLTPPAAGTAYEWVCTASSETAATWKLVTSVAA; from the coding sequence ATGCCGACCTACGAAGGAACCATTCGCGACACCGGTGGAGCCGTATTCGACGTGCGCAGCTCGATTTACGCGGGTGGCGCCACAGGCAACGGTGTGACGAACGATACGGCCGCCATTCAGGCCGCGGTGAACGCCGCCGCGCTGGTGCGGGGCACGGTTCTCATCCCGCCCGGCACCTACGTGGTGACCTCCATCATCCTGGCGCCCGGCATCCGGGTCAGCGGCTACGGCGCCACGCTGCTGCGCCCGGCCAGCCAGCCCAACTTCACCCGCACCCTGTCTGTCCCGGAAAGCGGCACGGGGTCGTGGGGCGGCGCCACCGATTCGGCGCCGCTGGTCATCGAGGGGCTCACCATCGACGGCAACTCGGCCAACCAGGGGGCGTACCGCAACTACGAGCAGCAGCAGTCGCACCTGATCTTTCTGTCCGCGGACGGCGCGCAGGCCGGGCGGCTGCGCGCCACCCTGCGTGACCTGGTGCTCAAGAACTCCGTCGCGGACGGGGTGCAGATCTACCGCAACGTCGACGCGCAGATCGTGGACTGCCGCGCGGACGACTGCTTCCGGGGCGGCGTGGTGGTGGGCGGGGGATACACCATCGTTCAGGTGCAGAACCTGATCACCACCGGCAAGACGGACCGCACGGGCATCGACATCGAGCCGGACGGGGCGGGGTACGGAAACACGCTGGCCACCCGGATCACGCTCGACGGGCTGGTGCTGGACGGCGACTTCGACATCGCGGTCCGGACGGGCTCCACCGTCCTGGTCAACGATGTCATCAGCGGGCCGGCCTTCTACCTGGAGGCGGCCGCGGATTCCACCGTCCGCATCAGCAACTCGCGCTTTCAGCTGGATGCGGGAGGCGCCACCATCGTGTTCCCGCACGACGTGGCCTTTGAGGACTGCAAGTTCGAACTCGCCGCGGGCACGCGCGCCATCAACGTCCAGTGGAACGGGCTGGGCGCCGCGCCGGAGCACCAGCGGCTGCGCTTTCGCGACTGCGATTTCACCGCGGCGGCGAGCGTGGCCACGGCGGGCACCGCCGTCGCCATCCACACCGAGCCGGACTACCCGGCCCGCGACAACCAGCTGTACGTGGAGGGCGGCTCCGTCTCCGGCGGGTACGGGACGGCGATGCAGATGGGGCAGGGCGGCATCTGGATCGTCAAGGACGTGGAGATCAACGCGGCCACCGCGTTCGACTGGAACGCGCGCAACACGGACTTCGGCGACCTGACGCACGGCCGCATCCGCATCGAGCGGGTGTTCTTCAACGGCACCAGGTACATGCACGTGGCCAACCGCAGCACGGCCAACGTGCTTGACCAGCGCGACGTGCTGCTGGAAGAGGCGCAGAACGTCATCACCTCCAGCTACGGGCTGCAGGACAACCAGTACCGCGGCGGCCGGCTGATCCGCGTCGCCTCGTCGCCCATCGGACGCTCGGTGCCCGGCTTCATCGGGGACGTGGCGCGCCTCACCCCGCCGGCTGCGGGGACGGCGTACGAGTGGGTGTGCACGGCCAGCTCGGAAACGGCCGCCACCTGGAAGCTGGTGACCTCCGTCGCGGCGTAG
- a CDS encoding toll/interleukin-1 receptor domain-containing protein: MWNFFISHATEEKDAVARPLAIELGARGFTVWYDESSLVMGDSLRRSIDAGLSQSRFGVVILSRHFFSKEWPQRELDGLVSREIGEGKVILPV, encoded by the coding sequence ATGTGGAACTTCTTCATCTCGCACGCAACTGAGGAGAAAGACGCAGTAGCCCGACCACTTGCAATCGAATTAGGAGCAAGAGGTTTCACAGTCTGGTACGACGAGTCCTCGCTTGTTATGGGAGACAGTTTACGCCGTTCGATAGATGCAGGTCTTTCTCAATCACGATTCGGCGTGGTAATTCTAAGCAGGCATTTCTTTTCGAAAGAGTGGCCACAACGAGAGTTGGACGGTTTGGTTTCACGAGAGATCGGCGAGGGCAAAGTCATCCTGCCGGTTTGA
- a CDS encoding toll/interleukin-1 receptor domain-containing protein, with protein sequence MAEVFLSYASEDRDEIAKPLAELLTQLGVSVWYDETQIRVGDSIRRSIDEGLAICRYGVVVLSPTFLSKHHTRRELDGLAQREVAGEKVILPIWVDVDVMEIRRFSPPLADRKALLWADGLYAVVTELLKIVRPDIHEKLVQKAEHGSIPRVASGQQLARIIGGAHFSYTMNDDFESEEEMELVSSFMQELQDWSDLWGDFDLQDRIRTEYRVSELLNDLHQAGWTVHAARRSGKRIIAGVEDVWTWSEVAVIRGEVSRVSRINEGFVVVRLPT encoded by the coding sequence ATGGCAGAAGTGTTTTTGTCCTATGCGTCTGAAGATCGCGATGAGATTGCGAAGCCTCTCGCGGAATTGCTGACCCAACTCGGCGTATCCGTGTGGTATGATGAGACGCAGATCAGAGTTGGCGATAGCATCCGTCGCAGTATTGACGAAGGACTTGCGATTTGTAGGTACGGGGTTGTTGTTCTGTCGCCCACCTTCCTCTCGAAGCACCACACCCGACGTGAGTTGGATGGATTGGCGCAGAGGGAAGTGGCCGGTGAAAAGGTTATCCTGCCGATTTGGGTCGATGTGGATGTGATGGAGATACGGCGTTTCTCTCCTCCTCTCGCTGATCGAAAGGCACTGCTTTGGGCTGACGGATTGTACGCGGTTGTGACAGAACTGCTTAAAATCGTGCGTCCAGACATTCATGAGAAGTTGGTACAGAAAGCAGAGCATGGTTCGATTCCTCGAGTAGCTTCCGGCCAACAACTAGCACGGATAATCGGTGGAGCACACTTCTCATATACCATGAATGATGATTTCGAGAGCGAGGAGGAGATGGAACTCGTGAGCAGCTTCATGCAGGAGTTGCAGGACTGGAGTGATCTGTGGGGCGACTTTGATTTGCAAGATCGAATCAGAACCGAGTACCGTGTTTCCGAGTTGTTGAATGATTTGCACCAAGCGGGTTGGACTGTCCACGCTGCCCGAAGGTCAGGGAAACGCATCATCGCTGGCGTCGAAGATGTCTGGACATGGTCTGAAGTCGCGGTAATCCGCGGAGAAGTATCGCGGGTCTCTCGCATCAATGAGGGGTTTGTAGTTGTACGCCTGCCGACCTAA
- a CDS encoding BF3164 family lipoprotein, translating into MKKFLLLAAFACVTACGERAPSLKYGPAELDHSSLRPVKVNSRVFASGSFLGMPGRMLVSGDYLLVLDGATDSAVHVISTRDGHRVRSIGRRGKGPGEFEGARSFAVRSAGDPPWVFDISLGRLTQVDPATPFHPASARTLLLAGEVLPVQPLWLNDTLLVSPNFSDRGRLTFFNSEGKFLRGAGTLPSAPGTPPSVLQQAWVGGMTASRSRGLLAIATFYADQLEIFRNDGTLVRKVRGPFHFDPQYTVANAGGMLTMSSGDAMRIGYSSVVSTDEYIYAVFSGRTREGFGPSSSFGRYIHVFDWDGELVKVLELDTAVLSLALSADHRTLYASRHEPEPAILTFQIPN; encoded by the coding sequence ATGAAGAAGTTTCTCCTCCTGGCAGCCTTTGCCTGCGTGACTGCATGCGGAGAGCGGGCCCCTTCCCTCAAGTACGGCCCCGCCGAACTGGACCATAGCTCACTCCGGCCGGTAAAGGTAAACAGCCGGGTATTTGCGTCCGGCTCATTTCTGGGAATGCCGGGGCGGATGCTCGTCAGCGGAGACTATCTGCTTGTGCTGGATGGGGCGACCGATTCCGCCGTCCACGTCATTTCCACCAGGGACGGCCATCGGGTACGCTCCATTGGTCGAAGAGGTAAAGGACCGGGTGAATTTGAGGGCGCGAGATCCTTCGCGGTCAGGTCCGCGGGAGACCCGCCCTGGGTTTTTGACATCTCGTTGGGACGTCTCACACAGGTGGATCCGGCAACCCCGTTCCACCCCGCGAGCGCCCGCACCCTCCTTCTGGCGGGAGAGGTCCTGCCGGTTCAGCCTCTATGGCTGAACGATACGCTCCTGGTGAGTCCTAACTTCTCTGATCGGGGACGTCTCACGTTCTTCAACAGCGAAGGAAAGTTTCTGCGGGGTGCGGGAACACTCCCAAGCGCCCCGGGAACACCACCCAGCGTGCTGCAGCAAGCCTGGGTGGGGGGGATGACCGCGTCGCGCTCGCGCGGGCTGCTCGCGATCGCCACGTTCTACGCCGACCAGCTGGAGATCTTTCGGAACGACGGAACGCTGGTACGCAAAGTTCGCGGCCCTTTCCACTTCGATCCGCAGTACACCGTCGCGAATGCCGGAGGCATGCTGACAATGTCGTCTGGAGACGCCATGCGCATCGGATATTCCAGCGTGGTTTCCACGGATGAGTACATCTATGCCGTGTTCTCCGGGCGTACCCGCGAGGGATTCGGGCCGTCCTCATCGTTCGGACGATACATTCACGTTTTCGATTGGGATGGTGAACTGGTGAAGGTGCTGGAGCTCGACACAGCTGTGCTGTCACTCGCGCTCTCCGCCGACCATCGGACCCTGTACGCGTCGCGTCACGAGCCGGAACCCGCCATCCTGACCTTTCAGATCCCGAACTGA
- the hemL gene encoding glutamate-1-semialdehyde 2,1-aminomutase, producing MTDINNAGPRQTAASSELFRRACEITPGGVNSPVRAFRGVGGEPFFVSRAQGSRLWDADGNEYIDYVLSWGPMILGHAHPAVVQAVTDAAQRGTSYGAPTESEVQLAELVRDFVPSMQRVRFVNSGTEATMSAVRLARGFTGRDMILKFEGNYHGHGDSFLVKAGSGVATLGLPNSPGVPAELSKLTLTAPYNDLEAVEEIFRAHAGKIACVILEPVVGNAGFLPPDDGFLHGLRRITEADGSLLIFDEVMTGFRVAPGGAQERFGIVPDLTTLGKVIGGGLPVGAYGGRADIMDHIAPVGPVYQAGTLSGNPLAMAAGLAQLRILRDENPYPELERRTRRLVAGLLANGAELGVPMSGGSYGSMWGVFLAAGPVRTFADASGSDVAMFRRFFHGALQRGVFFAPSAFEAGFLSTAHTDQDIDETISRARDALRDALA from the coding sequence ATGACCGACATCAACAACGCGGGGCCGCGGCAGACCGCGGCCAGCAGCGAACTTTTCCGCCGCGCGTGCGAAATCACCCCGGGCGGCGTGAACTCGCCCGTGCGCGCCTTTCGCGGCGTGGGCGGCGAGCCGTTCTTCGTGTCGCGCGCGCAGGGGTCGCGGCTGTGGGACGCGGACGGCAACGAGTACATCGACTACGTCCTGTCCTGGGGCCCCATGATCCTGGGCCACGCGCACCCGGCCGTCGTGCAGGCGGTGACGGACGCGGCCCAGCGCGGCACCAGCTACGGCGCGCCCACCGAATCCGAGGTGCAGCTGGCGGAACTGGTGCGCGACTTCGTGCCGTCCATGCAGCGCGTGCGCTTCGTCAACAGCGGCACGGAAGCGACCATGAGCGCCGTGCGCCTGGCGCGCGGGTTCACCGGCCGCGACATGATCCTCAAGTTCGAGGGCAACTACCACGGCCACGGCGACAGCTTTCTGGTCAAGGCCGGCTCCGGCGTGGCCACGCTGGGCCTGCCCAACTCCCCCGGCGTCCCGGCGGAACTGTCAAAGCTGACGCTGACCGCGCCGTACAACGATCTGGAAGCGGTCGAAGAGATCTTTCGCGCACACGCGGGTAAGATCGCCTGCGTGATCCTGGAGCCGGTGGTGGGCAACGCGGGCTTTCTGCCGCCGGACGACGGCTTCCTGCACGGGCTGCGGCGGATTACGGAAGCGGACGGCTCGCTCCTGATCTTTGACGAGGTGATGACCGGCTTCCGCGTGGCCCCCGGCGGCGCGCAGGAGCGGTTCGGCATCGTCCCGGACCTGACGACGCTGGGCAAGGTGATCGGCGGCGGGCTGCCGGTGGGCGCGTACGGCGGCCGGGCCGACATCATGGACCACATCGCCCCGGTCGGCCCCGTGTACCAGGCGGGAACGCTGTCCGGCAATCCGCTGGCGATGGCGGCCGGCCTGGCGCAGCTGCGCATTCTGCGCGACGAGAACCCGTATCCGGAGCTGGAGCGGCGCACGCGGCGGCTGGTGGCGGGGCTGCTGGCCAACGGGGCGGAGCTGGGCGTGCCCATGTCGGGGGGCAGCTACGGCTCCATGTGGGGCGTATTCCTTGCTGCGGGCCCGGTGCGGACCTTTGCGGACGCGAGCGGCTCTGACGTGGCGATGTTCCGGCGCTTCTTTCACGGTGCGCTGCAGCGGGGCGTGTTCTTCGCGCCCTCCGCGTTCGAGGCCGGCTTCCTCTCCACCGCGCACACCGATCAGGACATTGATGAGACGATTTCCCGCGCCCGTGACGCGCTCCGCGACGCGCTGGCGTAG